The Sandaracinaceae bacterium genome contains a region encoding:
- a CDS encoding YceI family protein, with translation MPKYDASSAEVLLFSFKDGLLAKVAHDLKMRVDDFSIDVADDLSSVKATFQANRISVLTAMKDGRDDYGTLSDGDKKKILANISDDVLNSRRHPTITFESSSVREQGSTRTVSGNLTLNGQTRSVSATIREEGANWVTDVTLQQPDFGIKPYKALGGALKVKPEVRVSVRVPKS, from the coding sequence ATGCCGAAGTACGACGCCAGCTCCGCCGAAGTCCTGCTCTTCTCGTTCAAGGACGGGTTGCTCGCCAAGGTCGCCCACGACCTCAAGATGCGCGTCGACGACTTCAGCATCGACGTGGCCGACGACCTCAGCTCCGTGAAGGCCACCTTCCAGGCCAACCGCATCAGCGTGCTGACCGCCATGAAGGACGGGCGCGACGACTACGGCACCCTCAGCGACGGCGACAAGAAGAAGATCCTGGCCAACATCTCGGACGACGTGCTGAACAGCCGCCGCCACCCCACCATCACCTTCGAGTCCAGCAGCGTGCGCGAGCAGGGCAGCACGCGCACGGTCAGCGGCAACCTCACGCTCAACGGGCAGACCCGCAGCGTGAGCGCCACCATCCGCGAAGAGGGCGCCAACTGGGTGACCGACGTGACCCTGCAGCAGCCCGACTTCGGCATCAAGCCCTACAAGGCCCTCGGCGGCGCCCTCAAGGTCAAGCCCGAGGTCCGCGTCAGCGTGCGCGTCCCGAAGAGCTGA